The segment TCAAGAGCGTGCTGCACGCTGTCAACGAGCACCCGGGCCTCGAACTCCAACTCGTTGTCGAAGCTTCGGCGTTGCTCTACCGCTACGGCTCGATAATCGAGAACATCCAGCGCGACGGTTTTACCGTGGACGCTACTGCATACACTATCGTGGAGGGCGAGAATCCCACCACCATGGCAAAGTCCACAGGCCTGGCCATTATCGAGTTGACTTCGGTTTTCGAGCGCCTGAAACCGGACGTCGTGCTCACGGTTGCCGACCGCTTCGAAACGCTCGCCACGGCAGTCGCGGCTTCCTATATGAATATCCCCCTGGCGCACACGCAGGGCGGCGAACTCACCGGATCCATCGACGAATCTGTCCGGCACGCCATTACGAAACTTTCCCATGTCCACTTTCCGTCCAACGATCGTGCAGCAGCCATTCTCTCTGCAATGGGCGAGGAGCCCTGGCGCATTTTCGTCACCGGCTGTCCTGCCATCGATCTCGCCGCCCAGGCCATCACCTGCGACCCCGGCGACCTGTTCGTCAAGTACGGCGGCACTGGCCAGCCGCTGTCCTGGGACGAGCCGTTTCTTGTCGTGCTCCAGCATCCGGTAACCACGGAATACGGAAACTCCGGCAAACAAATAGAGCAGACCTTGGAGGCGGTCTCCAACATAGCCATGCAGACGGCGTGGTTCTGGCCCAACGTGGACGCCGGATCTGATGACATCTCCAAGAGACTCCGGATGTTCCGTGAACGAAATACGCTCTTCCCACTCCACTTCTACAGGAACTTCTCTCCGGAGGATTACGCCTGCCTTCTGAACAAGGCTGCCTGTCTCGTGGGTAACTCTTCGAGTGGCATTCGCGAAGGTGCATATCTGGGCACGCCTGTTGTGAACATCGGCAGCCGTCAGCGTAGTCGCCAGCGTGGCGGCAATGTCATCGATGCGGGCTACGACGCCCAGGCCATCGAAGCGGGAATCCGCTCCCAACTGGCCAACGGC is part of the Oceanidesulfovibrio indonesiensis genome and harbors:
- the neuC gene encoding UDP-N-acetylglucosamine 2-epimerase: MNKRKVCIIVASRANYGRIKSVLHAVNEHPGLELQLVVEASALLYRYGSIIENIQRDGFTVDATAYTIVEGENPTTMAKSTGLAIIELTSVFERLKPDVVLTVADRFETLATAVAASYMNIPLAHTQGGELTGSIDESVRHAITKLSHVHFPSNDRAAAILSAMGEEPWRIFVTGCPAIDLAAQAITCDPGDLFVKYGGTGQPLSWDEPFLVVLQHPVTTEYGNSGKQIEQTLEAVSNIAMQTAWFWPNVDAGSDDISKRLRMFRERNTLFPLHFYRNFSPEDYACLLNKAACLVGNSSSGIREGAYLGTPVVNIGSRQRSRQRGGNVIDAGYDAQAIEAGIRSQLANGRYPSDHLYGDGKAAPRIADALATVELNITKQFIHGQ